In one window of Coleofasciculaceae cyanobacterium DNA:
- a CDS encoding NAD-dependent epimerase/dehydratase family protein yields MKLAIIGCGYVGSAVSSLWQEAGHDVTVTTTTPDKKPELQAIAAKVVVLNGNDLESLKQAIVDRDVVLLSVGSKQRTPQGYRQAYLTTAQNIVTAIRATPSIKQLIYTSSYGIINCQSGNIIDETVTVNPKDEFGEILHQTEQVLLSVPQTEMKTCILRLSGIYGPKRELIKIFRRVAGTTRPGTGKDYTNWVHVKDIARAIDFARVKQLQGIYHLNSDQFLTTKEFFQRLFEAYNLPPVTWDSSQTSTRAYNMKLSNQKIKDAGFKLAHPNIEFG; encoded by the coding sequence TGGGCATGACGTAACGGTAACCACAACTACGCCAGATAAAAAACCAGAGCTACAGGCGATCGCTGCAAAAGTAGTTGTTTTAAACGGAAACGATTTAGAAAGTTTGAAACAGGCAATAGTAGATCGAGATGTAGTTCTTCTCAGCGTAGGGTCAAAGCAACGCACACCCCAAGGCTATCGCCAAGCTTATTTAACAACGGCGCAGAATATCGTGACTGCAATTAGGGCTACTCCATCAATTAAGCAACTTATATATACCAGTAGCTATGGCATTATAAATTGTCAAAGCGGCAATATTATCGATGAAACTGTTACAGTAAATCCCAAAGATGAGTTTGGCGAAATTCTGCACCAAACAGAGCAAGTATTGCTATCAGTTCCTCAAACAGAGATGAAAACCTGTATCCTTCGTTTGAGTGGAATATATGGACCAAAAAGAGAATTAATTAAGATATTTAGGCGCGTAGCAGGAACAACCCGTCCAGGAACAGGAAAAGACTATACTAATTGGGTTCACGTAAAAGATATTGCGCGAGCGATCGACTTTGCGAGAGTCAAACAGTTACAGGGAATTTATCATCTCAATAGCGATCAATTCTTGACTACCAAAGAATTTTTTCAGAGATTATTTGAGGCTTACAACTTGCCGCCAGTTACTTGGGATAGTTCTCAAACTTCTACTCGCGCCTATAATATGAAGCTTTCTAACCAAAAAATCAAAGACGCTGGCTTTAAATTAGCTCATCCTAATATTGAGTTTGGGTAA